The window AGGATACATCCAAATCCATTTACGAAAGTTTACAAGGTCCAGAACATCTTAGATGGTTAATAAGCAAATTATTTCTTCTTCACTCCCGAGTCCCGTCTTCATCAATTGTCCACATACATTTGTATTTctctgtttcttcttctttttactGTACCTCACTTTCCAGCCGTCATAATAGTAGTAATAATTTTCTTCCAACGCCCAACCTGACAAGTGACAGCCACCGGTGCTTCTACCGCGGCCACAACATTCCCACCTCCATCCATCCTTCTTTATTGTTAGGCCGAGTTTTGGAGTTTGGAGGAGAAAGCTTAAAGGAGAGTATGAAAGAAGAGGAAAGATAATTAGGTTCGtttatattgctattttttgaaacttttataGATAATGTACagtaataatttgatatatatatataagaaaagaaattgattgaaaaatattttcataaaaggtgaaaaaattttaaaaaaaaataactttccaaacaaacaagatgaaactaaaaaaaaaaaaaaaggatcatcACTATCATGATTTAGTATTAAATATCCATTCGGTGATTATATATGTGTAAACTTGACATTAGAAAAACTGTGGCCTTGATTGCAATGctgttattttctaaaatttattttttattttttgtgaacatatttttaaattatatttttttactttatatacatcaaattattacagtatatttttctataaaaattttaaaaaattacaattcaaatATATTCTAAATCACTTACAAGTTCTTGAACTAAAGGTCACTTACGGCCAATATTCGACCACCTTCATGTAGACAATAAGATTCAAATACACTTactattatctctttatttacaAAATGTATTGCTCCCTTCTTACCAATCTACGTAACCGTCTCTCTCCAAATCATTTTATCCAAAGTAAGTCGGCCCGTGAGGTTGTTCCTTCGAGGCAATCGAGTTGGAGAGCTGTAAAGGAAAGTCTGCCCCGACGCTTTTGCACTTCTCCAGCCTCATCAAAGTACAGCAGACCAAACCAAACCACCTTTTCCATTTTCAATAATCACAAAAAAATCATCAGCATCATTTGACTTGAAACATTTTAATTACAGCGTAAATACTCTTTCTCTACCCTTTAAAGCTTTAAACCCCAACCTCAAAAAAACCTCACGCCGGAAGTCTACGCCTCCATCAAATGACTCAAATCCCTCCTTTTCCAATTcagcttcttcttcctttttctaaACAATCCCATTCCCATTCCCAGCTTAAAAGCTTagaaaataaaggaaataaaaaccaCCTTCTTTCCTCGTCATCGTCGCATGTGTAGATCCAAAATGGCAACCGATGCCTCCGAACCCATCCCAACTACGCCACCCCATCCCACCCCACGTCCGGTCAGGACCAAACCCAGAACCTCCCCTCAAGCAACACAATCTCCCCGCCGCCCCTCCCCAAATTCTCCATTCGCTAAACTTCCTTCCTCCGGTCCCTCCACCAGCGGCACCTTTCATTCAGGTTCTGCCCCGGCCACCGGCTCCGGTTCTGATTTTCGACTAAATTCGTCGGTTGGCACAACCTCCGCTTCAAGCCGTACGTCCCTCTCCAGCCTCCATCTCTCCCTCCCGGAACACGCCCATATTTATGATTTCTCCGAAATCCGTTCCGCCACCAACAATTTTCTCGCCAAACGCTACTCcacttcctcctcctcctcccagTCCTGGCGCTGCGAGCTCAACGGAAAGGACGTCATTATTTTTCAACGGAAAATCCATCAGACAATCCACGAATCTGAGCTGAGATCCAAATTATCGGTAATTTGTAAAAGCCATCATAAATGCTTAATCAAGCTCCTCGGAGCTTCCATTTCAAACGATCACATTTACTTAGTTTATGAATTTATCAGCGGCTCGAATCTTTCTACTTGTCTCCGAAATCCTAGAAACCCTGATTTCACCGTTCTTTCCACCTGGATGTCGCGAATGCAAATCGCCACGGATTTAGCTAACGGCTTGAATTATATCCACA is drawn from Coffea arabica cultivar ET-39 chromosome 1c, Coffea Arabica ET-39 HiFi, whole genome shotgun sequence and contains these coding sequences:
- the LOC113742320 gene encoding lysM domain receptor-like kinase 3 yields the protein MCRSKMATDASEPIPTTPPHPTPRPVRTKPRTSPQATQSPRRPSPNSPFAKLPSSGPSTSGTFHSGSAPATGSGSDFRLNSSVGTTSASSRTSLSSLHLSLPEHAHIYDFSEIRSATNNFLAKRYSTSSSSSQSWRCELNGKDVIIFQRKIHQTIHESELRSKLSVICKSHHKCLIKLLGASISNDHIYLVYEFISGSNLSTCLRNPRNPDFTVLSTWMSRMQIATDLANGLNYIHTAAGFSISLVHKYVKSSGIIITEPSLNARICHFGAAELCSETERHERGEITEEELPELPRSGSRGRQFEGVRGYMSPEFKSTGLATQKSDVYAFGVVILELLSGEEPLKYKYDKASGDYRKISIIDSATEAVETGGEGNETVEGRLRRWVDKRLKDSFPVEVAEKLIRLVLECAHVDPNKRPDMRRVAGKISKLYLDSKMWSDRVRLPTDFSVSLAPR